One genomic window of Buchnera aphidicola (Greenidea ficicola) includes the following:
- the cysG gene encoding siroheme synthase CysG: MKKMNYLPIFLNLKYKSILIIGGGNIAYRKIILLYSFHSFIKIISKKICKKLYLYILKKKIQWISYNFSCKYLKNIFLVIIATNNKDFNKKIFNIINKKNILINTVDNEKYCSFIFPSIINRNPIIISISSCGKSPVLIRLLREKIESILSINYGKISFLSGKFRNFIKKVFYNFSNRRLFWEKLFNSNFIDQVINNNIKYAIQTLYHFIINNKKNEGELILVGAGPGDSNLLTLRGLQVLQRADIILYDYFIGKEILNYARKDAELICVGKRFGYNSIKQNNINKLLIYFIKKGNRVVRLKGGDSFIFGRGAEELLIAKKFGVNFQIVPGITSAIGISSYIGVPLTYRNYSNNVLFLTASKYLRKNSILYPKIPDTLVIYMCRNKIKFILKELLLKGFILKTPISLISYGTLSYQKVYFGILKNINVISKNISGPILLIVGKVVNLHKKLSWFKNFI; this comes from the coding sequence ATGAAAAAAATGAATTATTTACCTATTTTTTTGAATTTAAAATATAAAAGTATATTAATTATTGGTGGTGGAAATATAGCATATAGAAAAATAATTTTATTATATTCTTTTCATTCTTTTATTAAGATTATATCTAAAAAAATATGTAAAAAATTGTATTTATATATATTAAAAAAAAAAATTCAATGGATTAGTTATAATTTTTCTTGTAAATATTTAAAAAATATTTTTTTAGTAATAATTGCTACAAATAATAAAGATTTTAATAAAAAAATTTTTAATATAATTAATAAAAAAAATATTTTAATTAATACAGTAGATAATGAAAAATATTGTTCTTTTATTTTTCCTTCTATAATAAATAGAAATCCTATTATTATATCTATTTCTTCTTGTGGAAAATCTCCAGTATTAATACGTTTATTAAGAGAAAAAATTGAATCTATTTTATCTATTAATTATGGAAAAATTTCTTTTTTATCAGGAAAATTTAGAAATTTTATAAAAAAAGTTTTTTATAATTTTTCAAATAGAAGATTATTTTGGGAAAAACTTTTTAATAGTAATTTTATTGATCAAGTTATAAATAATAATATTAAATATGCTATACAAACATTATATCATTTTATTATTAATAATAAAAAAAATGAAGGAGAATTAATATTAGTTGGAGCAGGTCCAGGTGATAGTAATCTTTTAACATTAAGAGGTTTACAAGTTTTACAAAGAGCAGATATTATATTATATGATTATTTTATTGGTAAAGAAATATTAAATTATGCAAGAAAAGATGCAGAATTAATATGTGTTGGAAAAAGGTTTGGTTATAATTCAATTAAACAAAATAATATTAATAAACTATTAATATATTTTATAAAAAAAGGTAATAGGGTTGTTAGATTAAAAGGAGGGGATTCCTTTATTTTTGGAAGAGGAGCAGAAGAATTATTAATTGCTAAAAAATTTGGTGTAAATTTTCAAATTGTTCCAGGAATTACTAGCGCAATAGGTATTTCTTCATATATAGGGGTTCCTTTAACTTATAGAAATTATTCTAATAATGTTTTATTTTTAACTGCTAGTAAATATTTAAGAAAAAATTCTATTCTTTATCCAAAAATTCCTGATACTTTAGTAATTTATATGTGTAGAAATAAAATAAAGTTTATTTTAAAAGAACTTTTATTAAAAGGTTTTATTTTAAAAACTCCTATATCATTAATTAGTTATGGAACATTATCTTATCAAAAAGTTTATTTTGGAATATTAAAAAATATTAATGTAATTTCTAAAAACATTTCTGGTCCAATATTATTAATTGTAGGTAAAGTAGTTAATTTACATAAAAAATTATCTTGGTTTAAAAATTTTATATAG
- the cysD gene encoding sulfate adenylyltransferase subunit CysD, whose amino-acid sequence MKKKNSHLEQLESESIYILREVVAEFNNPVMLYSIGKDSSVMLHLARKAFFPGKIPFPLLHVDTMWKFKEMYEFRNMIVKKLNLDLIIYINNNGLKNNINPFLDGSEKYTNIMKTEGLKKALDKYNFDAAFGGARRDEEKSRSKERIYSLRDSFHRWNPKDQRPELWNNFNSQIKKNESFRIFPLSNWTELDIWEYIFIENIEIVSLYFAKNRKIIKRDNMLLMLNDNRISLKSNEKIYNCMVRFRTLGCWPLTSAIKSNANTIEKIIKEVLLTKYSERNGRVIDNDQISSMERKKKEGYF is encoded by the coding sequence ATGAAAAAAAAAAATTCTCATTTAGAGCAATTAGAATCTGAAAGTATATATATTTTAAGAGAAGTAGTTGCAGAATTTAATAATCCTGTAATGCTGTATTCTATTGGAAAAGATTCTTCTGTAATGTTACATTTGGCAAGAAAAGCTTTTTTTCCAGGAAAAATTCCTTTTCCTTTGTTACATGTAGATACAATGTGGAAATTTAAGGAAATGTATGAATTTAGAAATATGATTGTTAAAAAATTAAATTTAGATCTTATTATTTATATTAATAATAATGGTTTAAAAAATAATATAAATCCTTTTTTGGATGGTAGTGAAAAATATACTAATATTATGAAAACAGAAGGATTAAAAAAAGCTTTAGATAAATATAATTTTGATGCTGCTTTTGGAGGAGCGAGAAGAGATGAAGAAAAATCTCGATCTAAAGAAAGAATTTATTCTTTGCGAGATTCTTTTCATAGATGGAATCCAAAAGATCAAAGGCCAGAATTATGGAATAATTTTAATAGTCAAATTAAAAAAAATGAGAGTTTTCGTATTTTTCCTTTATCTAATTGGACGGAGTTAGATATTTGGGAGTATATTTTTATTGAAAATATTGAAATTGTTTCTTTATATTTTGCTAAAAATAGAAAAATTATAAAAAGAGATAATATGTTATTAATGCTTAATGATAATAGAATTTCATTAAAATCAAATGAAAAAATATATAATTGTATGGTTCGTTTTCGAACTTTAGGTTGTTGGCCTTTAACTAGTGCAATTAAATCTAATGCGAATACTATTGAGAAAATTATTAAAGAAGTTTTATTAACAAAATATAGTGAAAGAAATGGTAGAGTTATTGATAATGATCAAATAAGTTCTATGGAACGTAAAAAAAAAGAAGGTTATTTTTAG
- a CDS encoding phosphoadenylyl-sulfate reductase translates to MSIINLLNLNKFNKKKSSEILFHCNKILNKFSATDRIRWALKNLLPNFAITSSFGLYSSVILHMITNQFPKIPVILIDTGYLFPETYQFIDLLKIRLNLNLYVFRSNISSSWQESRYGKLWENGIEGIDLYNNINKIQPMKHAIKKCFINTWFAGLRFNQSKIRSSFSYLSIKNNIFKILPILDWNEKNINEYLKKHDLPNHPLFKKKYISLGDVHTTKKYKLGMSKKDTRFFGLKRECGLHDKII, encoded by the coding sequence ATGTCTATAATAAATTTATTAAATTTAAATAAATTTAATAAAAAAAAATCATCTGAAATTTTATTTCATTGTAATAAAATTTTAAATAAATTTTCTGCAACGGATCGTATAAGATGGGCTTTAAAAAATTTATTACCTAATTTTGCTATTACTTCTAGTTTTGGTTTGTATTCTTCTGTTATTTTACATATGATTACTAATCAATTTCCCAAAATACCTGTTATTTTAATTGATACAGGTTATTTATTTCCCGAAACTTATCAATTTATTGATTTGTTAAAAATTAGATTAAATTTAAATTTATATGTTTTTCGCTCTAATATATCTTCATCTTGGCAAGAATCTCGTTATGGAAAATTATGGGAAAATGGTATAGAAGGTATTGATTTGTATAATAATATTAATAAAATTCAACCTATGAAACATGCTATTAAAAAATGTTTTATTAATACATGGTTTGCTGGTTTACGTTTTAATCAATCTAAAATAAGGTCTAGTTTTTCATATTTATCTATTAAAAATAATATTTTTAAAATTTTACCAATATTAGATTGGAATGAAAAAAATATTAATGAATATTTAAAAAAACATGATCTTCCTAATCATCCTTTATTTAAAAAGAAATATATTTCTTTAGGTGATGTTCATACAACAAAAAAATATAAATTAGGAATGTCTAAAAAAGATACTCGTTTTTTTGGATTAAAACGGGAATGTGGTTTACATGATAAAATAATTTAG